A stretch of Bos taurus isolate L1 Dominette 01449 registration number 42190680 breed Hereford chromosome 5, ARS-UCD2.0, whole genome shotgun sequence DNA encodes these proteins:
- the CCER1 gene encoding coiled-coil domain-containing glutamate-rich protein 1 gives MTQTLDTKEDPLNLGGGWASSAPLRTWSFGPRRRRGAPVYRRRPRYGPKAEYEPPRKQAKQQYGPGPWFQPPWRPYWAVYSNWGRWRGPWCPPPAGFRKPPGRVQVIRVYGLHPLCLCCCSCCHGPWNPGWARPPGRKKRWGRRGRGLRRHPRRSAQRSPPVDLSTLLRPVNLYGWRAPGMRAPRNTTQFIMNQIYEDMRQQEKLERQQEALRAQQAQAASTASPEGAFGNDVPPSGGQEDEELQDTLYSFVRNPSLVFSPDPDEEKQTATSQLVEEEEEGEREEEEEEWCDEEECDGKELESQEEDEESEAKDEEDEESEAKDEEEGEEADYMEEREEEDEEDEAEEIAEEEEGLAEDEQTEEENHLPLEMPLSFLVGAEEERENFMNCTYLSPKQGIPKVAQEALFMVQDINC, from the coding sequence ATGACCCAGACCCTCGACACAAAAGAGGATCCTCTTAACCTGGGCGGCGGCTGGGCATCCTCTGCCCCGTTACGCACCTGGTCGTTTGGCCCCCGAAGGCGCAGGGGCGCTCCCGTTTACAGGCGGCGGCCTCGCTACGGCCCCAAGGCCGAATACGAGCCCCCGAGGAAACAGGCGAAGCAGCAATACGGTCCAGGCCCTTGGTTCCAACCACCCTGGCGTCCCTACTGGGCCGTGTATTCTAACTGGGGGCGCTGGAGAGGGCCCTGGTGCCCACCTCCGGCGGGATTCAGGAAGCCCCCGGGCCGGGTGCAAGTGATCCGGGTGTACGGCCTGCATCCGCTCTgcctttgctgctgctcctgctgccatGGGCCCTGGAACCCCGGCTGGGCGAGGCCCCCGGGCAGAAAGAAGCGCTGGGGTCGCCGGGGCCGCGGCCTGCGCCGTCACCCTCGCCGCTCCGCCCAGAGGAGCCCTCCGGTGGATCTGAGCACATTGCTGCGGCCGGTCAACCTGTACGGGTGGCGCGCCCCTGGCATGCGGGCGCCGCGCAACACCACGCAGTTCATCATGAACCAGATCTACGAGGACATGCGGCAGCAGGAGAAGCTAGAGCGCCAGCAGGAGGCGCTGCGGGCGCAGCAGGCCCAGGCAGCGAGCACAGCCTCCCCGGAGGGCGCCTTCGGAAACGACGTCCCACCTAGCGGTGGCCAGGAAGACGAGGAGCTGCAAGATACTCTGTACAGCTTTGTGCGGAATCCCTCTCTCGTCTTCAGCCCTGACCCAGATGAGGAAAAGCAGACGGCCACCTCACAGctggtggaggaggaagaggaaggggagagagaagaggaggaggaggagtggtGTGACGAGGAGGAGTGTGATGGCAAGGAGCTGGAGAGCCAGGAGGAGGACGAAGAGTCAGAGGCCAAAGATGAGGAGGACGAAGAGTCAGAGGCCAAAGATGAGGAGGAGGGCGAAGAGGCTGATTACATGGAGGAGCgggaggaggaagatgaggaggaCGAAGCGGAGGAGAtagcagaggaagaagaggggcTGGCGGAGGATGAGCAGACTGAGGAAGAGAATCATTTGCCTCTGGAAATGCCTTTATCATTCCTAGTGGGGGccgaagaagagagagagaactttatGAACTGTACCTATTTAAGCCCCAAACAGGGAATTCCCAAAGTGGCACAGGAAGCTCTCTTCATGGTACAGGACATTAACTGTTAA